Genomic window (Thermodesulfobacteriota bacterium):
CCATCCGTTTTCGACGACGGTTTTGGCTATTACTTCTCTCATATCCACCCCGTCCTGAGACCGAATTATAAATTCCCCGGACGGGCCTTCCTCTACATCACGCACTGCTTCCAGGGCTAATATCTTCTCCCTAACCTCCGTACCCCTGTAATTAATCTTGAGAAATAAATTTTGGGCGCTTCCTACCTTTTCCGAAAGCCTATCTAGGGATTCCTCGAGCACTATTTTGCCCTCGTTGATTATGGCTACTCTGGTACAGGTCATGGTAACTTCAGGTAATATGTGGGTGCTCAGTATAACGGTGCGTTCCCCGGATAAACCCTTGATCAGTTCCCTTATCTCTATTATTTGCTTGGGGTCGAGACCGATAGTGGGTTCGTCCAGTATCAGCACAACCGGGTCATGCACCAGCGCCTGAGCTATCCCTATTCTCTGTCTATAGCCCTTAGAAAGATTACCGATTAACCGCTTTCTTACATCGGTAATACCGCACCTTTCCATGGCGTATCCGATTTTACTTTTTTTATCGCCTGCCGGGACCTTTTTTATATCCGCAACAAAGTCGAGGTACCCCTCGACGGACATATCCCGATAGAGCGGGGGATTTTCCGGCAGGTACCCGATCCTCTCCTTTGCCTGCATCGGGTACTCCTGAACGTCGAAATCATCTACATGAACCCTTCCCTCTGTCGGGGGCATATAGCCGGTAATTATCCGCATGGTGGTAGTCTTTCCGGCTCCGTTCGGGCCCAGAAACCCCAGGATCTCCCCGCGCTGTACTTCGAAGCTTACGTTGTCTATGGCGACCAACTCTCCGTATCGCTTGGTGAGGTTTTCTACCTTGATCATGTTTAGGAATAGTCTAAAAAATTAAGAAACAAACTTAATCAATGAGGATGGGTTGTCAAGGGTAAATATTTTCTGCCGAAAAAGAAGTTTTTATTCCTAAGAGCCTTCTCCGAGCACATTAGCTGAACTCAGTGTAAAAAAGAGTAAACTCCTCTTTTAAGATTTCTCCCCTTCGACGAGCTGGGTCGAAATGACAAAAGAAGAGGTGGTCGTAACGGCATCTTCATTCTTGCCATTCCGAAACGAGGAATCTCAAACCATAACTTAGGAATATTACCTAAAAACTAATTACCAAACACTAAACACTACTCACTAAGATTTCTCCCTCCTGTCGAAATGACAACTCATATAATAGCCAGGATTTAATCAAACGGACAACGCCTTAGCAAGTTGTATCTAGTAGAATGATTTCAGTTTTATAATGTCACTCTGGAGCCCTTCTTATATGACGGAACCCACGAGCGGCTTACATTGTCATGCCGAGCGAAGCGAAGCATCTAATACTAT
Coding sequences:
- a CDS encoding ATP-binding cassette domain-containing protein; the protein is MIKVENLTKRYGELVAIDNVSFEVQRGEILGFLGPNGAGKTTTMRIITGYMPPTEGRVHVDDFDVQEYPMQAKERIGYLPENPPLYRDMSVEGYLDFVADIKKVPAGDKKSKIGYAMERCGITDVRKRLIGNLSKGYRQRIGIAQALVHDPVVLILDEPTIGLDPKQIIEIRELIKGLSGERTVILSTHILPEVTMTCTRVAIINEGKIVLEESLDRLSEKVGSAQNLFLKINYRGTEVREKILALEAVRDVEEGPSGEFIIRSQDGVDMREVIAKTVVENGWGLLELRPLTHTLEEIFLKVIST